The following coding sequences are from one uncultured Bacteroides sp. window:
- the purL gene encoding phosphoribosylformylglycinamidine synthase, protein MIFFFRTPSKSVIAVECGHELTANDSKKLCWLFGEANKESEDNLLGYFVGPRREMITPWSTNAVEITQNMGLEGITRIEEYFPVKDENANHDPMLQRMYHGLNQEIFVTNRQPEQILYIDDLEAYNEKEGLALSKEEMDYLKKVEQDLGRKLTDSEVFGFAQINSEHCRHKIFGGTFVIDGVEMESSLFQMIKKTTQENPNKIISAYKDNVAFAEGPVVEQFAPADHSKPDYFIIKDIKTVISLKAETHNFPTTVEPFNGASTGTGGEIRDRMGGGKGSWPIAGTAVYMTSYPRTEEGREWEEVLPVRKWLYQTPEQILIKASNGASDFGNKFGQPLICGSVLTFEHKENDEVYGYDKVIMLAGGVGYGTKRDCLKGKPEAGNKVVVVGGDNYRIGLGGGSVSSVDTGRYNSGIELNAVQRANAEMQKRANNVVRALCEEDENPVVSIHDHGSAGHVNCLSELVEESGGIIEMDKLPIGDKTLSAKEIIANESQERMGLLIKEEAIEHVRKIAERERAPMYVVGETTGDQHFSFKQADGVRPFDLAVEQMFGSSPKTYMIDKTVERHYDAPTYDISQLHEYLTQVLQLEAVACKDWLTNKVDRSVTGKVARQQCLGELQLPLSDCGVVALDYKGEKGIATSIGHAPQAALANPAAGSILSVAEALTNIIWAPLTEGLDSLSLSANWMWPCRSQEGEDARLYTAVKALSDFCCTLQINVPTGKDSLSMTQKYPDGSKVVSPGTVIVSAGGEVSDVKKVVSQVVVNNEKTTLYHIDFSFDSLKLGGSAFAQSLGKIGDEVPCVQDAEYFRDAFLAIQELINKKLIIAGHDISAGGLITTLLEMCFANMEGGLEINLDKIKEEDIIKILFAENPGIVIQVKDKHCEEVKKSLEEAGVGFVKLGKPTEERHILVTKKETTYQFGIDYMRDVWYSSSYLLDRKQSMNGCAQKRFENYKMQPLELAFLPSFKGKLSQYSITPERRTPSGVRAAIIREKGTNGEREMAYSLYLAGFDVKDVTMTDLISGRETLEDINMIVYCGGFSNSDVLGSAKGWAGGFLFNEKAKTALDNFYAREDTLSLGICNGCQLMMELGLINPDHEKKGSMLHNESHKFESSFIGVTIPTNRSVMFGSLSGSKLGLWVAHGEGKFSLPYEEDKYNVVAKYSYEEYPANPNGSDYAIAALASQDGRHLAMMPHLERAIFPWQNAYYPSERLENDQITPWIEAFVNARKWIQNKGK, encoded by the coding sequence ATGATCTTTTTTTTCAGAACTCCTTCCAAAAGCGTGATTGCCGTAGAATGCGGCCACGAGCTCACCGCGAATGATAGTAAGAAACTCTGTTGGCTTTTTGGAGAAGCCAACAAAGAAAGTGAAGACAACCTGCTTGGATATTTCGTCGGACCACGACGGGAAATGATTACTCCCTGGAGCACAAATGCTGTTGAGATCACCCAGAACATGGGATTAGAAGGCATCACCCGCATTGAAGAATATTTCCCTGTTAAAGATGAGAATGCTAATCATGATCCAATGCTACAACGTATGTATCATGGGCTGAATCAGGAAATCTTCGTCACCAACCGCCAACCGGAACAAATTCTATACATAGATGATCTGGAAGCCTACAATGAGAAAGAAGGTCTTGCCCTCTCAAAAGAGGAAATGGATTATCTAAAAAAAGTAGAGCAAGATTTAGGTCGCAAACTGACAGACTCTGAAGTATTCGGTTTTGCTCAAATCAACTCAGAACATTGTCGCCATAAAATATTTGGTGGAACATTTGTTATTGACGGAGTAGAGATGGAATCCTCTCTCTTCCAGATGATAAAAAAAACAACTCAGGAGAATCCGAATAAGATAATCTCTGCCTATAAGGATAATGTAGCGTTTGCTGAAGGTCCGGTTGTAGAACAATTCGCCCCTGCGGATCACTCTAAACCGGATTATTTTATTATTAAGGATATCAAAACGGTCATTTCACTTAAAGCGGAAACACATAATTTCCCTACTACTGTCGAGCCTTTCAATGGCGCATCAACCGGCACAGGTGGTGAAATACGTGATCGTATGGGAGGTGGTAAAGGTTCATGGCCTATAGCAGGTACTGCTGTATATATGACCTCCTATCCACGTACAGAAGAAGGAAGAGAATGGGAAGAAGTTTTGCCCGTGCGCAAATGGTTATACCAAACTCCGGAACAAATTTTAATTAAGGCTTCTAATGGAGCATCTGACTTTGGAAACAAATTTGGTCAACCATTAATTTGTGGTTCGGTATTGACTTTTGAGCACAAAGAGAACGACGAAGTTTACGGTTACGACAAAGTGATTATGCTAGCTGGTGGTGTAGGCTATGGTACAAAACGTGACTGCCTTAAGGGTAAACCTGAAGCTGGCAACAAAGTAGTAGTAGTTGGAGGAGATAATTATCGCATCGGATTAGGTGGCGGTTCAGTCTCGTCAGTAGATACAGGACGTTATAACAGTGGCATCGAACTAAATGCGGTACAAAGAGCAAATGCAGAAATGCAAAAACGGGCTAATAACGTAGTACGGGCACTTTGTGAAGAAGATGAAAACCCGGTAGTCTCTATTCATGATCATGGTTCTGCCGGACATGTTAACTGTTTATCGGAGCTTGTTGAAGAATCCGGCGGTATAATAGAAATGGATAAACTTCCTATCGGAGACAAAACACTTTCGGCTAAAGAGATCATAGCTAATGAATCTCAAGAGCGTATGGGATTGTTGATAAAAGAGGAAGCTATAGAACATGTTCGCAAGATTGCAGAGCGTGAACGCGCCCCAATGTATGTAGTGGGTGAAACAACCGGAGATCAACATTTCTCTTTCAAGCAAGCAGATGGTGTGCGTCCTTTTGATCTTGCTGTAGAGCAGATGTTTGGCTCATCGCCTAAGACTTATATGATTGACAAAACAGTAGAGCGCCATTACGATGCCCCTACTTATGACATATCACAATTACATGAATATCTAACTCAGGTGCTTCAACTAGAAGCGGTAGCCTGCAAAGATTGGTTAACCAATAAAGTAGACCGTTCCGTAACTGGTAAAGTAGCCCGTCAACAATGCTTAGGAGAACTTCAATTACCACTAAGTGATTGTGGTGTAGTGGCATTAGACTATAAAGGAGAGAAAGGTATTGCAACTTCCATCGGACATGCTCCTCAAGCAGCCTTAGCTAATCCGGCAGCAGGTTCTATTCTCTCAGTAGCAGAAGCTCTGACGAATATTATATGGGCTCCTTTAACCGAAGGTTTAGACAGTCTTTCTCTTTCTGCCAATTGGATGTGGCCTTGCCGCTCTCAAGAGGGAGAGGATGCACGCCTCTATACAGCCGTTAAAGCTTTAAGCGACTTCTGCTGCACATTACAAATCAATGTGCCTACTGGTAAAGATTCTCTTTCCATGACTCAAAAATATCCTGACGGAAGCAAAGTTGTTTCTCCAGGAACAGTCATCGTTTCTGCAGGGGGTGAAGTTTCTGATGTCAAGAAAGTAGTTTCCCAGGTAGTCGTAAACAATGAAAAAACGACTCTCTACCATATTGATTTCAGCTTTGACTCATTAAAATTAGGTGGTTCAGCTTTTGCTCAATCACTGGGAAAAATCGGAGATGAAGTTCCTTGTGTTCAAGACGCTGAATATTTCCGTGATGCTTTCCTTGCGATACAAGAATTGATAAACAAAAAACTGATTATCGCCGGACACGATATTTCTGCAGGAGGACTAATTACAACTCTTTTGGAAATGTGTTTTGCCAATATGGAAGGAGGGTTGGAAATCAACCTTGATAAAATAAAAGAGGAAGATATCATCAAAATATTGTTTGCTGAAAACCCGGGAATCGTTATCCAGGTGAAAGACAAACATTGCGAGGAAGTAAAAAAGAGCTTAGAAGAAGCTGGTGTAGGTTTTGTGAAATTAGGCAAGCCAACCGAAGAACGCCATATATTAGTCACAAAAAAAGAAACCACTTATCAATTTGGCATCGATTATATGCGTGATGTGTGGTATTCATCTTCTTATTTACTTGATCGTAAACAATCCATGAATGGCTGTGCTCAAAAGCGTTTTGAAAATTACAAGATGCAGCCTTTGGAACTGGCTTTCTTACCTTCATTTAAAGGAAAATTATCACAATACAGCATCACTCCCGAACGTCGTACACCTAGTGGAGTACGTGCGGCCATCATTCGTGAGAAAGGCACCAACGGTGAGCGTGAAATGGCATATTCACTTTATCTGGCAGGTTTTGATGTGAAGGATGTTACCATGACCGACTTAATCAGTGGACGTGAAACACTTGAAGATATAAACATGATTGTTTATTGCGGTGGCTTCTCTAACTCCGATGTTCTAGGTTCTGCCAAAGGTTGGGCAGGAGGATTCCTTTTCAACGAAAAAGCCAAAACAGCATTAGATAATTTCTATGCTCGCGAAGATACGCTATCACTTGGTATCTGCAATGGTTGCCAACTTATGATGGAACTTGGGCTTATTAACCCTGATCATGAGAAAAAAGGTTCAATGCTACATAATGAATCTCATAAATTTGAATCATCATTCATAGGAGTAACCATTCCTACAAATCGTAGTGTTATGTTTGGCTCACTCAGTGGAAGTAAACTAGGATTATGGGTTGCTCATGGAGAAGGAAAATTCTCGCTTCCTTACGAAGAAGATAAATATAACGTGGTAGCTAAATACAGCTATGAGGAATATCCTGCTAACCCTAACGGATCAGATTACGCTATAGCCGCCTTAGCAAGCCAAGATGGTCGCCATCTAGCAATGATGCCACACTTAGAGCGTGCTATATTCCCTTGGCAGAATGCTTATTACCCTAGCGAACGTTTGGAAAATGACCAAATCACCCCTTGGATAGAAGCATTTGTCAATGCCCGCAAATGGATTCAAAATAAAGGAAAATAA
- a CDS encoding 4Fe-4S dicluster domain-containing protein — protein sequence MIRKARIILAILLGALITFYFLDFANVLPTKFHLLAKIQFVPALLSLSAIVLATLIVLTLIAGRIYCSVICPLGVFQDVMSRIPSFSKKKKKYSYSKAKTLLRWGILSICILAFLCGISFIIGFLDPYSAYGRMITNVFKPIYMSLNNLMANLFSRYENYTFYQVDVSIRSLTSLVIGIGTFLVVGFLAWKNGRTWCNTVCPVGTLLGAISRFSIFKIRIDAQKCNHCGLCATKCKASCIDPSDHTIDYSRCVDCFNCLDTCRQGAIHYSPQRSVIHKQEKEEASKRRFLMASLALSVAAPKSLIHAQSKLLNNKKAYKKQNPLTPPGSISLEHFQEHCTSCHLCVSKCPSHVLKPAFMEYGLEGIMQPTVDFEKGFCNFDCTICGEVCPAEAIKPLSIKQKHLTQMGYVVFIKENCIVYTDHTSCGACSEHCPTQAIAMVDYQDGLTIPHVNKDICVGCGGCEYVCPATPYKAVHIEGNPVQIEAKPFKEEKKEKVEIDSFGF from the coding sequence ATGATAAGAAAAGCACGAATTATACTGGCAATTTTATTGGGAGCCTTAATCACTTTCTATTTTCTGGACTTTGCAAATGTCTTGCCTACAAAGTTTCATCTGTTGGCAAAAATACAATTTGTACCGGCACTATTATCGCTCAGCGCAATAGTCCTAGCAACTTTAATTGTACTGACCCTGATTGCGGGAAGAATTTATTGCTCTGTTATTTGTCCGTTGGGTGTTTTTCAAGATGTAATGTCTCGGATACCATCATTCAGCAAAAAGAAAAAAAAATATAGTTATAGCAAAGCTAAGACTTTATTGAGATGGGGAATATTATCTATTTGTATCCTGGCTTTTCTCTGCGGCATTTCATTTATTATAGGTTTTCTTGATCCTTATAGTGCCTATGGACGTATGATCACAAATGTATTCAAACCTATATATATGTCGCTCAATAACCTAATGGCCAACTTATTTTCAAGGTATGAGAATTACACTTTCTATCAAGTAGACGTAAGCATACGTAGCTTAACATCTTTAGTAATAGGTATAGGCACCTTTTTAGTTGTTGGATTTTTAGCGTGGAAAAACGGACGTACATGGTGCAACACGGTCTGCCCCGTAGGTACTCTATTGGGAGCTATCAGTCGGTTCTCCATTTTCAAGATACGCATAGACGCTCAAAAATGTAATCACTGTGGATTATGCGCTACCAAATGCAAAGCTTCATGCATCGATCCGTCAGACCATACGATAGATTACAGCCGTTGTGTAGACTGCTTCAACTGTTTGGATACCTGCCGACAAGGAGCCATACACTACTCTCCGCAAAGGAGCGTTATCCATAAACAAGAAAAAGAAGAAGCATCTAAAAGGCGTTTCCTCATGGCAAGCCTGGCATTGAGTGTTGCCGCTCCAAAAAGTTTAATACATGCGCAATCAAAACTTCTCAATAATAAGAAAGCTTATAAAAAACAGAATCCATTAACCCCTCCCGGATCTATCAGTCTTGAGCATTTCCAAGAACATTGTACCTCTTGTCACTTATGCGTCAGTAAATGTCCGTCTCATGTACTCAAACCCGCATTTATGGAATATGGTTTAGAAGGGATCATGCAACCTACGGTCGATTTTGAAAAAGGCTTTTGCAATTTCGATTGTACTATCTGTGGAGAAGTATGCCCCGCAGAAGCAATAAAGCCGCTAAGCATAAAACAAAAACATCTCACTCAAATGGGATACGTGGTCTTTATAAAAGAAAATTGCATCGTATATACAGATCACACCAGTTGCGGAGCCTGCTCGGAACATTGCCCAACTCAGGCTATTGCTATGGTCGATTACCAAGACGGATTAACGATTCCTCATGTAAACAAAGATATTTGTGTAGGATGTGGCGGTTGTGAATATGTTTGTCCCGCTACTCCCTATAAAGCAGTTCATATAGAGGGTAATCCTGTGCAAATAGAAGCTAAACCTTTCAAGGAAGAAAAAAAGGAAAAAGTAGAAATCGATAGTTTTGGATTTTAA